The following coding sequences lie in one Benincasa hispida cultivar B227 chromosome 6, ASM972705v1, whole genome shotgun sequence genomic window:
- the LOC120080220 gene encoding transmembrane emp24 domain-containing protein p24delta9-like — protein MKMPKWSFLVFVLLGFISTVADSMRFDLQSGATKCISDDIKTNAMTVGKYSVVNLNEGFPIPDSHKLTVRVSSPHGNTYHNADHVESGHFAFTAAESGDYTTCFWAPEQKPLGSVTVEFDWRSGVSSKDWSKVAKKGQVEVMELELKKLYDTVISIHDEMFYLREREEEMQKLNRSTNAKMATFSLLSLGVCLSVASLQLWHLKTFFERKKLL, from the exons ATGAAGATGCCGAAATGGAGTTTCTTGGTTTTCGTTCTTTTGGGCTTCATCTCCACCGTCGCTGATTCAATGCGGTTCGATCTTCAATCCGGCGCCACCAAATGCATTTCCGATGACATCAAGACCAACGCCATGACCGTCGGGAAATATTCGGTGGTTAATCTCAACGAAGGTTTTCCCATCCCTGATTCCCACAAGCTCACTGTTAGG GTTAGTTCGCCTCACGGCAACACGTATCATAATGCGGATCATGTGGAATCTGGACATTTCGCGTTCACTGCAGCCGAGTCTGGTGATTATACTACTTGCTTTTGGGCTCCCGAACAAAAGCCCCTTGGTTCGGTTACTGTGGAATTTGATTGGAGGTCTGGTGTTTCTTCTAAGGATTGGTCCAAGGTTGCTAAGAAAGGCCAGGTTGAA GTAATGGAACTTGAGTTGAAGAAGTTGTACGACACAGTCATCTCCATACACGATGAGATGTTTTATCTCCGTGAAAG AGAGGAGGAAATGCAGAAACTGAATAGATCAACAAATGCAAAGATGGCCACTTTTAGTCTCTTATCACTTGGAGTTTGCTTGTCTGTGGCTAGTTTACAGTTATGGCATCTCAAGACATTCTTTGAACGCAAGAAATTGCTGTGA